The following are from one region of the Ischnura elegans chromosome 12, ioIscEleg1.1, whole genome shotgun sequence genome:
- the LOC124169130 gene encoding uncharacterized protein LOC124169130 isoform X3 — MKLAIVFCAVLGLSLGAVLPKGDQRPAVFSHETRNLNDLLNELLSMIPMDKIVEILVQHLESDPEVQEAAAYLKSDDFKKMVTTVEGMGEFKDFLDYLHDSGIDSYHIVNVVNDLLGLPHINPVVSDRKYHHANPRSIMSMIMEMLAVIPIDEIKAFYHDKVENDPDFQALLARLRSPEFKKIVDAVKAMPQYTDLLNRLKEHGIPVDEIVKAIDDFFGWGRMVGFRSTRNLHDLLDELLSMIPMDKIVDILVQHLENDPEVQEAAAYLKSDDFKKMVSAVESMPEFKDFIKYLHDSGLDSYKFINIIDDVLGLPHINPVVSDRKYHHANPRSIMSMIMEMLAVIPIDEIKAFYHDKVENDPDFQALLARLRSPEFKKIVDAVKAMPQYTDLINRLKEHGIPVDEIVKTIDDFFGWGRMVGFRSTRNLNDLLNELLSMIPMDKIVEILVQHLESDPEVQEAAAYLKSDDFKKMVTTVESMPEFMDFIKYLYDSGIDSYHIVNVVNDLLGLPHINPVVSDRKYHHANPRSIMSMIMEMLAVIPIDEIKAFYHDKVENDPDFQALLARLRSPEFKKIVDAVKAMPQYTDLLNRLKEHGIPVDEIVKAIDDFFGWGRMIGFRSTRNLNDLLNELLSMIPMDKIVEILVQHLESDPEVQEAAAYLKSDDFKKMVTTVENMPEFMDFIKYLYDSGIDSYHIVNVVNDLLGLPHINPVVSDRKYHHANPRSIMSMIMEMLAVIPIDEIKAFYHDKVENDPDFQALLARLRSPEFKKIVDAVKAMPQYTDLLNRLKEHGIPVDEIVKTIDDFFGWGRMVGFRSTRNLNDLLNELLSMIPMDKIVEILVQHLESDPEVQEAAAYLKSDDFKKMVTTVESMPEFMDFIKYLYDSGIDSYHIVNVVNDLLGLPHINPVVSDRKYHHANPRSIMSMIMEMLAVIPIDEIKAFYHDKVENDPDFQALLARLRSPEFKKIVDAVKAMPQYTDLLNRLKEHGIPVDEIVKAIDDFFGWGRMIGFRSTRNLNDLLNELLSMIPMDKIVEILVQHLESDPEVQEAAAYLKSDDFKKMVTTVENMPEFMDFIKYLYDSGIDSYHIVNVVNDLLGLPHINPVVSDRKYHHANPRSIMSMIMEMLAVIPIDEIKAFYHDKVENDPDFQALLARLRSPEFKKIVDAVKAMPQYTDLLNRLKEHGIPVDEIVKAIDDFFGWGRMIGFRSTRNLNDLLNELLSMIPMDKIVEILVQHLESDPEVQEAAAYLKSDDFKKMVTTVENMPEFMDFIKYLYDSGIDSYHIVNVVNDLLGLPHINPVVSDRKYHRANPRSIMSMIMEMLAVIPIDEIKAFYHDKVENDPDFQALLARLRSPEFKKIVDAVKAMPQYTDLLNRLKEHGIPVDEIVKAIDDFFGWGRKIRRYGY; from the exons ATGAAGTTGGCAATTGTATTCTGCGCCGTCCTTGGACTCTCTCTGGGAGCTGTATTGCCGAAAG GCGATCAGCGACCCGCGGTTTTCAGTCATGAAACCCGAAACCTCAACGACCTCCTCAATGAATTGCTCAGCATGATCCCCATGGACAAGATCGTCGAAATCCTCGTCCAGCACCTTGAGAGCGATCCAGAAGTCCAGGAGGCTGCCGCCTACTTGAAGTCCGATGACTTCAAGAAGATGGTAACCACCGTGGAAGGCATGGGTGAATTCAAGGAC TTCCTTGACTACCTGCACGACTCCGGGATCGACAGCTACCACATCGTGAATGTGGTCAACGATCTCCTGGGTCTACCACACATCAACCCAGTCGTGAGCGACAGGAAATACCACCACGCCAACCCAAGGAGCATCATGAGCATGATCATGGAAATGCTGGCCGTCATCCCCATCGACGAAATCAAGGCTTTCTACCACGACAAGGTCGAGAATGACCCTGACTTCCAGGCTCTCCTCGCCCGACTCAGGTCCCCAGAATTCAAGAAGATCGTCGATGCCGTCAAGGCCATGCCTCAGTACACCGACCTCCTCAACCGACTCAAGGAACACGGAATTCCTGTTGACGAGATCGTCAAGGCAATTGATGACTTCTTCGGATGGGGAAGGATGGTCGGCTTCAGATCTACCAGGAATCTCCATGACCTCCTCGACGAACTCCTCAGCATGATCCCCATGGACAAAATCGTTGATATCCTCGTCCAGCACCTGGAGAACGATCCTGAAGTCCAGGAAGCCGCCGCCTACCTGAAGTCCGATGACTTCAAGAAGATGGTGTCCGCCGTTGAGAGTATGCCCGAGTTCAAGGAT TTCATCAAGTACCTTCACGACTCCGGATTGGATAGCTACAAATTCATCAATATTATCGACGATGTTTTGGGTCTTCCCCAC ATCAACCCAGTCGTGAGCGACAGGAAATACCACCACGCCAACCCAAGGAGCATCATGAGCATGATCATGGAAATGCTGGCAGTCATCCCCATCGACGAAATCAAGGCTTTCTACCACGACAAGGTCGAGAACGACCCAGACTTCCAGGCCCTCCTCGCCCGACTCAGATCACCAGAATTCAAGAAGATCGTCGATGCCGTCAAAGCCATGCCTCAGTACACCGACCTCATCAACCGACTCAAGGAACACGGAATTCCTGTTGACGAGATTGTCAAGACAATCGACGACTTCTTTGGCTGGGGAAGGATGGTCGGCTTCAGATCCACCAGGAACCTCAACGACCTCCTCAACGAGCTCCTCAGCATGATCCCCATGGACAAAATCGTAGAAATCCTCGTCCAGCACCTCGAGAGCGACCCAGAGGTCCAGGAAGCCGCCGCCTACCTGAAGTCCGATGACTTCAAGAAGATGGTGACCACCGTTGAGAGCATGCCCGAATTCATGGAT TTCATCAAGTACCTGTACGACTCCGGAATCGACAGCTACCACATCGTCAACGTCGTCAATGACCTCCTCGGCCTCCCACACATCAACCCAGTCGTGAGCGACAGGAAATACCACCACGCCAACCCAAGGAGCATCATGAGCATGATCATGGAAATGCTGGCCGTCATCCCCATCGACGAAATCAAGGCTTTCTACCACGACAAGGTCGAGAATGACCCTGACTTCCAGGCTCTCCTCGCCCGACTCCGATCCCCAGAATTCAAGAAGATCGTCGATGCCGTCAAGGCCATGCCACAGTACACCGACCTCCTCAACCGACTCAAGGAACACGGAATCCCTGTTGACGAGATCGTCAAGGCAATCGACGACTTCTTCGGCTGGGGAAGGATGATCGGCTTCAGGTCCACCAGGAACCTCAACGACCTCCTCAACGAGCTCCTCAGCATGATCCCCATGGACAAGATCGTGGAAATCCTCGTCCAACACCTCGAGAGCGACCCAGAAGTCCAGGAAGCCGCCGCCTACCTGAAGTCCGATGACTTCAAGAAGATGGTGACCACCGTTGAGAACATGCCCGAATTCATGGAC TTCATCAAGTACCTCTACGACTCCGGAATCGACAGCTACCACATCGTCAACGTCGTCAATGACCTCCTCGGCCTCCCACACATCAACCCAGTCGTGAGCGACAGGAAATACCACCACGCCAACCCAAGGAGCATCATGAGCATGATCATGGAAATGCTGGCCGTCATCCCCATCGACGAAATCAAGGCTTTCTACCACGACAAAGTCGAGAACGACCCTGACTTCCAGGCCCTCCTCGCCCGACTCCGATCCCCAGAATTCAAGAAGATCGTCGATGCCGTGAAAGCCATGCCACAGTACACCGACCTCCTCAACCGACTCAAGGAACACGGAATCCCTGTTGACGAGATCGTCAAGACAATCGACGACTTCTTTGGCTGGGGAAGGATGGTCGGCTTCAGATCCACCAGGAACCTCAACGACCTCCTCAACGAGCTCCTCAGCATGATCCCCATGGACAAAATCGTAGAAATCCTCGTCCAGCACCTCGAGAGCGACCCAGAGGTCCAGGAAGCCGCCGCCTACCTGAAGTCCGATGACTTCAAGAAGATGGTGACCACCGTTGAGAGCATGCCCGAATTCATGGAT TTCATCAAGTACCTGTACGACTCCGGAATCGACAGCTACCACATCGTCAACGTCGTCAATGACCTCCTCGGCCTCCCACACATCAACCCAGTCGTGAGCGACAGGAAATACCACCACGCCAACCCAAGGAGCATCATGAGCATGATCATGGAAATGCTGGCCGTCATCCCCATCGACGAAATCAAGGCTTTCTACCACGACAAGGTCGAGAATGACCCTGACTTCCAGGCTCTCCTCGCCCGACTCCGATCCCCAGAATTCAAGAAGATCGTCGATGCCGTCAAGGCCATGCCACAGTACACCGACCTCCTCAACCGACTCAAGGAACACGGAATCCCTGTTGACGAGATCGTCAAGGCAATCGACGACTTCTTCGGCTGGGGAAGGATGATCGGCTTCAGGTCCACCAGGAACCTCAACGACCTCCTCAACGAGCTCCTCAGCATGATCCCCATGGACAAGATCGTGGAAATCCTCGTCCAACACCTCGAGAGCGACCCAGAAGTCCAGGAAGCCGCCGCCTACCTGAAGTCCGATGACTTCAAGAAGATGGTGACCACCGTTGAGAACATGCCCGAATTCATGGAC TTCATCAAGTACCTCTACGACTCCGGAATCGACAGCTACCACATCGTCAACGTCGTCAATGACCTCCTCGGCCTCCCACACATCAACCCAGTCGTGAGCGACAGGAAATACCACCACGCCAACCCAAGGAGCATCATGAGCATGATCATGGAAATGCTGGCCGTCATCCCCATCGACGAAATCAAGGCTTTCTACCACGACAAAGTCGAGAACGACCCTGACTTCCAGGCCCTCCTCGCCCGACTCCGATCCCCAGAATTCAAGAAGATCGTCGATGCCGTGAAAGCCATGCCACAGTACACCGACCTCCTCAACCGACTCAAGGAACACGGAATCCCTGTTGACGAGATCGTCAAGGCAATTGATGACTTCTTCGGCTGGGGAAGGATGATCGGCTTCAGGTCCACCAGGAACCTCAATGACCTCCTCAACGAGCTCCTCAGCATGATCCCTATGGACAAGATTGTGGAAATCCTCGTCCAACACCTCGAGAGCGACCCAGAAGTCCAGGAAGCCGCCGCCTACCTGAAGTCCGATGATTTCAAGAAGATGGTGACCACCGTTGAGAACATGCCCGAATTCATGGAT TTCATCAAGTACCTGTACGACTCCGGAATCGACAGCTACCACATCGTCAACGTCGTCAATGACCTCCTCGGCCTCCCACACATCAACCCAGTCGTGAGCGACAGGAAATACCACCGCGCCAACCCAAGGAGCATCATGAGCATGATCATGGAAATGCTGGCCGTCATCCCCATCGACGAAATCAAGGCTTTCTACCACGACAAAGTCGAGAACGACCCTGACTTCCAGGCCCTCCTCGCCCGACTCAGGTCCCCAGAATTCAAGAAGATCGTCGATGCCGTCAAGGCCATGCCTCAGTACACCGACCTCCTCAACCGACTCAAGGAACACGGAATCCCTGTTGACGAGATCGTCAAGGCAATCGACGACTTCTTCGGCTGGGGACGTAAGATCCGTCGTTATGGATACTGA
- the LOC124169130 gene encoding uncharacterized protein LOC124169130 isoform X2 produces MKLAIVFCAVLGLSLGAVLPKGDQRPAVFSHETRNLNDLLNELLSMIPMDKIVEILVQHLESDPEVQEAAAYLKSDDFKKMVTTVEGMGEFKDFLDYLHDSGIDSYHIVNVVNDLLGLPHINPVVSDRKYHHANPRSIMSMIMEMLAVIPIDEIKAFYHDKVENDPDFQALLARLRSPEFKKIVDAVKAMPQYTDLLNRLKEHGIPVDEIVKAIDDFFGWGRMVGFRSTRNLHDLLDELLSMIPMDKIVDILVQHLENDPEVQEAAAYLKSDDFKKMVSAVESMPEFKDFIKYLHDSGIDSYHIINVVNDLLGLPHINPVVSDRKYHHANPRSIMSMIMEMLAVIPIDEIKAFYHDKVENDPDFQALLARLRSPEFKKIVDAVKAMPQYTDLINRLKEHGIPVDEIVKTIDDFFGWGRMVGFRSTRNLNDLLNELLSMIPMDKIVEILVQHLESDPEVQEAAAYLKSDDFKKMVTTVESMPEFMDFIKYLYDSGIDSYHIVNVVNDLLGLPHINPVVSDRKYHHANPRSIMSMIMEMLAVIPIDEIKAFYHDKVENDPDFQALLARLRSPEFKKIVDAVKAMPQYTDLLNRLKEHGIPVDEIVKAIDDFFGWGRMIGFRSTRNLNDLLNELLSMIPMDKIVEILVQHLESDPEVQEAAAYLKSDDFKKMVTTVENMPEFMDFIKYLYDSGIDSYHIVNVVNDLLGLPHINPVVSDRKYHHANPRSIMSMIMEMLAVIPIDEIKAFYHDKVENDPDFQALLARLRSPEFKKIVDAVKAMPQYTDLLNRLKEHGIPVDEIVKTIDDFFGWGRMVGFRSTRNLNDLLNELLSMIPMDKIVEILVQHLESDPEVQEAAAYLKSDDFKKMVTTVESMPEFMDFIKYLYDSGIDSYHIVNVVNDLLGLPHINPVVSDRKYHHANPRSIMSMIMEMLAVIPIDEIKAFYHDKVENDPDFQALLARLRSPEFKKIVDAVKAMPQYTDLLNRLKEHGIPVDEIVKAIDDFFGWGRMIGFRSTRNLNDLLNELLSMIPMDKIVEILVQHLESDPEVQEAAAYLKSDDFKKMVTTVENMPEFMDFIKYLYDSGIDSYHIVNVVNDLLGLPHINPVVSDRKYHHANPRSIMSMIMEMLAVIPIDEIKAFYHDKVENDPDFQALLARLRSPEFKKIVDAVKAMPQYTDLLNRLKEHGIPVDEIVKAIDDFFGWGRMIGFRSTRNLNDLLNELLSMIPMDKIVEILVQHLESDPEVQEAAAYLKSDDFKKMVTTVENMPEFMDFIKYLYDSGIDSYHIVNVVNDLLGLPHINPVVSDRKYHRANPRSIMSMIMEMLAVIPIDEIKAFYHDKVENDPDFQALLARLRSPEFKKIVDAVKAMPQYTDLLNRLKEHGIPVDEIVKAIDDFFGWGRKIRRYGY; encoded by the exons ATGAAGTTGGCAATTGTATTCTGCGCCGTCCTTGGACTCTCTCTGGGAGCTGTATTGCCGAAAG GCGATCAGCGACCCGCGGTTTTCAGTCATGAAACCCGAAACCTCAACGACCTCCTCAATGAATTGCTCAGCATGATCCCCATGGACAAGATCGTCGAAATCCTCGTCCAGCACCTTGAGAGCGATCCAGAAGTCCAGGAGGCTGCCGCCTACTTGAAGTCCGATGACTTCAAGAAGATGGTAACCACCGTGGAAGGCATGGGTGAATTCAAGGAC TTCCTTGACTACCTGCACGACTCCGGGATCGACAGCTACCACATCGTGAATGTGGTCAACGATCTCCTGGGTCTACCACACATCAACCCAGTCGTGAGCGACAGGAAATACCACCACGCCAACCCAAGGAGCATCATGAGCATGATCATGGAAATGCTGGCCGTCATCCCCATCGACGAAATCAAGGCTTTCTACCACGACAAGGTCGAGAATGACCCTGACTTCCAGGCTCTCCTCGCCCGACTCAGGTCCCCAGAATTCAAGAAGATCGTCGATGCCGTCAAGGCCATGCCTCAGTACACCGACCTCCTCAACCGACTCAAGGAACACGGAATTCCTGTTGACGAGATCGTCAAGGCAATTGATGACTTCTTCGGATGGGGAAGGATGGTCGGCTTCAGATCTACCAGGAATCTCCATGACCTCCTCGACGAACTCCTCAGCATGATCCCCATGGACAAAATCGTTGATATCCTCGTCCAGCACCTGGAGAACGATCCTGAAGTCCAGGAAGCCGCCGCCTACCTGAAGTCCGATGACTTCAAGAAGATGGTGTCCGCCGTTGAGAGTATGCCCGAGTTCAAGGAT TTCATCAAGTACCTTCACGACTCCGGTATCGATAGCTACCACATCATCAACGTCGTCAATGACCTCCTCGGCCTCCCACACATCAACCCAGTCGTGAGCGACAGGAAATACCACCACGCCAACCCAAGGAGCATCATGAGCATGATCATGGAAATGCTGGCAGTCATCCCCATCGACGAAATCAAGGCTTTCTACCACGACAAGGTCGAGAACGACCCAGACTTCCAGGCCCTCCTCGCCCGACTCAGATCACCAGAATTCAAGAAGATCGTCGATGCCGTCAAAGCCATGCCTCAGTACACCGACCTCATCAACCGACTCAAGGAACACGGAATTCCTGTTGACGAGATTGTCAAGACAATCGACGACTTCTTTGGCTGGGGAAGGATGGTCGGCTTCAGATCCACCAGGAACCTCAACGACCTCCTCAACGAGCTCCTCAGCATGATCCCCATGGACAAAATCGTAGAAATCCTCGTCCAGCACCTCGAGAGCGACCCAGAGGTCCAGGAAGCCGCCGCCTACCTGAAGTCCGATGACTTCAAGAAGATGGTGACCACCGTTGAGAGCATGCCCGAATTCATGGAT TTCATCAAGTACCTGTACGACTCCGGAATCGACAGCTACCACATCGTCAACGTCGTCAATGACCTCCTCGGCCTCCCACACATCAACCCAGTCGTGAGCGACAGGAAATACCACCACGCCAACCCAAGGAGCATCATGAGCATGATCATGGAAATGCTGGCCGTCATCCCCATCGACGAAATCAAGGCTTTCTACCACGACAAGGTCGAGAATGACCCTGACTTCCAGGCTCTCCTCGCCCGACTCCGATCCCCAGAATTCAAGAAGATCGTCGATGCCGTCAAGGCCATGCCACAGTACACCGACCTCCTCAACCGACTCAAGGAACACGGAATCCCTGTTGACGAGATCGTCAAGGCAATCGACGACTTCTTCGGCTGGGGAAGGATGATCGGCTTCAGGTCCACCAGGAACCTCAACGACCTCCTCAACGAGCTCCTCAGCATGATCCCCATGGACAAGATCGTGGAAATCCTCGTCCAACACCTCGAGAGCGACCCAGAAGTCCAGGAAGCCGCCGCCTACCTGAAGTCCGATGACTTCAAGAAGATGGTGACCACCGTTGAGAACATGCCCGAATTCATGGAC TTCATCAAGTACCTCTACGACTCCGGAATCGACAGCTACCACATCGTCAACGTCGTCAATGACCTCCTCGGCCTCCCACACATCAACCCAGTCGTGAGCGACAGGAAATACCACCACGCCAACCCAAGGAGCATCATGAGCATGATCATGGAAATGCTGGCCGTCATCCCCATCGACGAAATCAAGGCTTTCTACCACGACAAAGTCGAGAACGACCCTGACTTCCAGGCCCTCCTCGCCCGACTCCGATCCCCAGAATTCAAGAAGATCGTCGATGCCGTGAAAGCCATGCCACAGTACACCGACCTCCTCAACCGACTCAAGGAACACGGAATCCCTGTTGACGAGATCGTCAAGACAATCGACGACTTCTTTGGCTGGGGAAGGATGGTCGGCTTCAGATCCACCAGGAACCTCAACGACCTCCTCAACGAGCTCCTCAGCATGATCCCCATGGACAAAATCGTAGAAATCCTCGTCCAGCACCTCGAGAGCGACCCAGAGGTCCAGGAAGCCGCCGCCTACCTGAAGTCCGATGACTTCAAGAAGATGGTGACCACCGTTGAGAGCATGCCCGAATTCATGGAT TTCATCAAGTACCTGTACGACTCCGGAATCGACAGCTACCACATCGTCAACGTCGTCAATGACCTCCTCGGCCTCCCACACATCAACCCAGTCGTGAGCGACAGGAAATACCACCACGCCAACCCAAGGAGCATCATGAGCATGATCATGGAAATGCTGGCCGTCATCCCCATCGACGAAATCAAGGCTTTCTACCACGACAAGGTCGAGAATGACCCTGACTTCCAGGCTCTCCTCGCCCGACTCCGATCCCCAGAATTCAAGAAGATCGTCGATGCCGTCAAGGCCATGCCACAGTACACCGACCTCCTCAACCGACTCAAGGAACACGGAATCCCTGTTGACGAGATCGTCAAGGCAATCGACGACTTCTTCGGCTGGGGAAGGATGATCGGCTTCAGGTCCACCAGGAACCTCAACGACCTCCTCAACGAGCTCCTCAGCATGATCCCCATGGACAAGATCGTGGAAATCCTCGTCCAACACCTCGAGAGCGACCCAGAAGTCCAGGAAGCCGCCGCCTACCTGAAGTCCGATGACTTCAAGAAGATGGTGACCACCGTTGAGAACATGCCCGAATTCATGGAC TTCATCAAGTACCTCTACGACTCCGGAATCGACAGCTACCACATCGTCAACGTCGTCAATGACCTCCTCGGCCTCCCACACATCAACCCAGTCGTGAGCGACAGGAAATACCACCACGCCAACCCAAGGAGCATCATGAGCATGATCATGGAAATGCTGGCCGTCATCCCCATCGACGAAATCAAGGCTTTCTACCACGACAAAGTCGAGAACGACCCTGACTTCCAGGCCCTCCTCGCCCGACTCCGATCCCCAGAATTCAAGAAGATCGTCGATGCCGTGAAAGCCATGCCACAGTACACCGACCTCCTCAACCGACTCAAGGAACACGGAATCCCTGTTGACGAGATCGTCAAGGCAATTGATGACTTCTTCGGCTGGGGAAGGATGATCGGCTTCAGGTCCACCAGGAACCTCAATGACCTCCTCAACGAGCTCCTCAGCATGATCCCTATGGACAAGATTGTGGAAATCCTCGTCCAACACCTCGAGAGCGACCCAGAAGTCCAGGAAGCCGCCGCCTACCTGAAGTCCGATGATTTCAAGAAGATGGTGACCACCGTTGAGAACATGCCCGAATTCATGGAT TTCATCAAGTACCTGTACGACTCCGGAATCGACAGCTACCACATCGTCAACGTCGTCAATGACCTCCTCGGCCTCCCACACATCAACCCAGTCGTGAGCGACAGGAAATACCACCGCGCCAACCCAAGGAGCATCATGAGCATGATCATGGAAATGCTGGCCGTCATCCCCATCGACGAAATCAAGGCTTTCTACCACGACAAAGTCGAGAACGACCCTGACTTCCAGGCCCTCCTCGCCCGACTCAGGTCCCCAGAATTCAAGAAGATCGTCGATGCCGTCAAGGCCATGCCTCAGTACACCGACCTCCTCAACCGACTCAAGGAACACGGAATCCCTGTTGACGAGATCGTCAAGGCAATCGACGACTTCTTCGGCTGGGGACGTAAGATCCGTCGTTATGGATACTGA